Proteins encoded together in one Impatiens glandulifera chromosome 1, dImpGla2.1, whole genome shotgun sequence window:
- the LOC124918866 gene encoding uncharacterized protein LOC124918866 isoform X1 has product MALSLRGKSLFSRLKTLLAIQVRFKHTAAETGSDLELERGKFDISRWKKLDSRTLGITRSMISPSSYMVLKILKNAGFEAYLVGGCVRDLILNKVPKDFDVITTAALKQIRKEFNRAQIIGQRFPICLVHLKGSAIEVSSFQTGKAKEKKESLPQMPRGFDEKDIRLWSDSMRRDFTVNSLFFDPFANKVYDYSGAVMDLKSLKLQTLIPAQMSFEEDCARILRGLRIAARIGLSISKEIEAAIHKLSSSIASLAKSRLMMEMNYMLSYGAAEASICLLWRFHLLKTLLPLHDAHLAYQINGGSDMNSLFVMRLFSNLDKLVTCDRPCDCILWVAILSFHLSLLNKPQAPLVIWTFGYLLYNDNWSEGVQFARKKAEGPIISVAEISESSNLMSNAVLLEKVAQLAITVQSSVYDLTGINSSGLVYIPKNTAKRTDELFNVLAVNASTLKSTRKRLNIDYDLLGKGDMSEIRFALGRIILDTMSSFLLPQGDGNSINKKTAKLPNFDIIHDIKGGKSSCLVLEEQNVKKNKHPVKLKHANVSKGGRNQVLQNEEKDQTGVRETVNKNQQHTKLELESESKIEEIDPIIHCEKEMDHEKPKKIKENVKKSINKQGLSSLFR; this is encoded by the exons ATGGCTCTATCCCTTAGGGGAAAATCTCTATTCTCCCGCTTGAAGACCTTACTTGCTATTCAGGTT AGATTTAAACACACAGCGGCTGAAACTGGCAGTGATTTGGAGCTGGAGCGAG GAAAATTTGATATTTCTAGATGGAAGAAGTTGGATTCAAGGACACTGGGGATTACCCGATCAATGATATCACCTTCCTCTTACATGGTTCTAAAGATTCTTAAGAACGCag GTTTTGAGGCTTACTTGGTGGGTGGATGTGTGagagatttaatattaaataaggtTCCAAAAGATTTTGATGTGATCACCACAGCAGCACTTAAACAG ATCAGAAAGGAGTTCAATCGTGCTCAAATTATTGGACAACGTTTTCCCATATGTCTGGTGCATCTAAAAGGTTCTGCTATAGAG GTATCCAGTTTCCAAACAGGAAAAgctaaagagaaaaaagagtCGCTTCCTCAAATGCCACGAGGGTTTGATGAAAAAGACATTCGTCTCTGGAGTGACTCTATGAGAAGAGACTTCACAGTTAATAG CTTATTTTTTGATCCGTTTGCTAACAAGGTCTATGATTATTCTGGTGCAGTTATGGATTTGAAATCATTGAAG CTGCAAACATTAATTCCTGCACAGATGTCATTTGAAGAGGATTGTG CTAGGATCTTGAGAGGGTTGAGAATTGCAGCGCGCATTGGCCTATCCATTTCAAAGGAGATTGAGGCTGCCATACAtaaactttcttcttcaattgcAAGCTTGGCAAAG TCTAGGTTAATGATGGAGATGAACTACATGCTATCGTATGGTGCTGCAGAAGCATCTATTTGTTTGCTCTGGAGATTCCACTTGCTTAAAACTTTGTTACCACTTCAT GATGCACATCTTGCTTACCAGATCAACGGAGGGTCCGATATGAATTCCCTATTTGTGATG AGGTTGTTCTCCAATCTAGATAAGTTAGTTACATGTGATCGACCATGTGACTGCATTTTATG GGTTGCAATATTGTCGTTTCATCTGTCTCTGCTTAATAAACCTCAAGCTCCACTTGTAATTTGGACTTTTGGGTATCTTCTATACAATGACAATTGGTCAGAAGGTGTTCAATTTGCAAGAAAAAAGGCTGAAGGGCCTATTATTTCTGTAGctgagatttcagagagctctAATTTGATGTCGAATGCTGTACTTCTTGAAAAAGTTGCTCAATTAGCAATAACAGTGCAAAGTTCTGTATATGATTTGACTGGGATAAATAGCTCTGGTTTG GTATATATACCAAAGAACACTGCCAAACGCACTGATGAACTCTTCAATGTTCTGGCAGTTAATGCCTCAACTCTTAAGAGCACAAGAAAACGTTTGAATATTGATTATGACTTGCTTGGGAAGGGCGATATGTCAGAGATAAGGTTTGCTCTCGGCAGAATCATTTTAGATACCATGTCCAGTTTTCTACTACCTCAAGGTGATGGTAATTCCATTAACAAGAAGACAGCAAAGTTAccaaattttgatattattcatgACATAAAGGGGGGGAAATCAAGCTGCCTCGTTTTGGAGGAGCAAAATGTGAAGAAGAATAAGCATCCTGTAAAACTGAAACATGCAAATGTATCAAAGGGTGGAAGAAATCAAGTACTGCAAAATGAGGAAAAGGATCAAACTGGTGTCAGAGAAACCGTGAATAAGAATCAGCAACACACAAAATTAGAACTTGAGAGTGAATCAAAGATCGAAGAAATAGATCCTATTATTCATTGTGAGAAAGAGATGGATCATGAGAAGCCgaagaaaattaaagaaaacGTAAAGAAAAGTATCAATAAACAAGGGCTATCCAGTCTTTTCAGATGA
- the LOC124918866 gene encoding uncharacterized protein LOC124918866 isoform X2: MALSLRGKSLFSRLKTLLAIQRFKHTAAETGSDLELERGKFDISRWKKLDSRTLGITRSMISPSSYMVLKILKNAGFEAYLVGGCVRDLILNKVPKDFDVITTAALKQIRKEFNRAQIIGQRFPICLVHLKGSAIEVSSFQTGKAKEKKESLPQMPRGFDEKDIRLWSDSMRRDFTVNSLFFDPFANKVYDYSGAVMDLKSLKLQTLIPAQMSFEEDCARILRGLRIAARIGLSISKEIEAAIHKLSSSIASLAKSRLMMEMNYMLSYGAAEASICLLWRFHLLKTLLPLHDAHLAYQINGGSDMNSLFVMRLFSNLDKLVTCDRPCDCILWVAILSFHLSLLNKPQAPLVIWTFGYLLYNDNWSEGVQFARKKAEGPIISVAEISESSNLMSNAVLLEKVAQLAITVQSSVYDLTGINSSGLVYIPKNTAKRTDELFNVLAVNASTLKSTRKRLNIDYDLLGKGDMSEIRFALGRIILDTMSSFLLPQGDGNSINKKTAKLPNFDIIHDIKGGKSSCLVLEEQNVKKNKHPVKLKHANVSKGGRNQVLQNEEKDQTGVRETVNKNQQHTKLELESESKIEEIDPIIHCEKEMDHEKPKKIKENVKKSINKQGLSSLFR, encoded by the exons ATGGCTCTATCCCTTAGGGGAAAATCTCTATTCTCCCGCTTGAAGACCTTACTTGCTATTCAG AGATTTAAACACACAGCGGCTGAAACTGGCAGTGATTTGGAGCTGGAGCGAG GAAAATTTGATATTTCTAGATGGAAGAAGTTGGATTCAAGGACACTGGGGATTACCCGATCAATGATATCACCTTCCTCTTACATGGTTCTAAAGATTCTTAAGAACGCag GTTTTGAGGCTTACTTGGTGGGTGGATGTGTGagagatttaatattaaataaggtTCCAAAAGATTTTGATGTGATCACCACAGCAGCACTTAAACAG ATCAGAAAGGAGTTCAATCGTGCTCAAATTATTGGACAACGTTTTCCCATATGTCTGGTGCATCTAAAAGGTTCTGCTATAGAG GTATCCAGTTTCCAAACAGGAAAAgctaaagagaaaaaagagtCGCTTCCTCAAATGCCACGAGGGTTTGATGAAAAAGACATTCGTCTCTGGAGTGACTCTATGAGAAGAGACTTCACAGTTAATAG CTTATTTTTTGATCCGTTTGCTAACAAGGTCTATGATTATTCTGGTGCAGTTATGGATTTGAAATCATTGAAG CTGCAAACATTAATTCCTGCACAGATGTCATTTGAAGAGGATTGTG CTAGGATCTTGAGAGGGTTGAGAATTGCAGCGCGCATTGGCCTATCCATTTCAAAGGAGATTGAGGCTGCCATACAtaaactttcttcttcaattgcAAGCTTGGCAAAG TCTAGGTTAATGATGGAGATGAACTACATGCTATCGTATGGTGCTGCAGAAGCATCTATTTGTTTGCTCTGGAGATTCCACTTGCTTAAAACTTTGTTACCACTTCAT GATGCACATCTTGCTTACCAGATCAACGGAGGGTCCGATATGAATTCCCTATTTGTGATG AGGTTGTTCTCCAATCTAGATAAGTTAGTTACATGTGATCGACCATGTGACTGCATTTTATG GGTTGCAATATTGTCGTTTCATCTGTCTCTGCTTAATAAACCTCAAGCTCCACTTGTAATTTGGACTTTTGGGTATCTTCTATACAATGACAATTGGTCAGAAGGTGTTCAATTTGCAAGAAAAAAGGCTGAAGGGCCTATTATTTCTGTAGctgagatttcagagagctctAATTTGATGTCGAATGCTGTACTTCTTGAAAAAGTTGCTCAATTAGCAATAACAGTGCAAAGTTCTGTATATGATTTGACTGGGATAAATAGCTCTGGTTTG GTATATATACCAAAGAACACTGCCAAACGCACTGATGAACTCTTCAATGTTCTGGCAGTTAATGCCTCAACTCTTAAGAGCACAAGAAAACGTTTGAATATTGATTATGACTTGCTTGGGAAGGGCGATATGTCAGAGATAAGGTTTGCTCTCGGCAGAATCATTTTAGATACCATGTCCAGTTTTCTACTACCTCAAGGTGATGGTAATTCCATTAACAAGAAGACAGCAAAGTTAccaaattttgatattattcatgACATAAAGGGGGGGAAATCAAGCTGCCTCGTTTTGGAGGAGCAAAATGTGAAGAAGAATAAGCATCCTGTAAAACTGAAACATGCAAATGTATCAAAGGGTGGAAGAAATCAAGTACTGCAAAATGAGGAAAAGGATCAAACTGGTGTCAGAGAAACCGTGAATAAGAATCAGCAACACACAAAATTAGAACTTGAGAGTGAATCAAAGATCGAAGAAATAGATCCTATTATTCATTGTGAGAAAGAGATGGATCATGAGAAGCCgaagaaaattaaagaaaacGTAAAGAAAAGTATCAATAAACAAGGGCTATCCAGTCTTTTCAGATGA